From the Candidatus Neomarinimicrobiota bacterium genome, the window GTGGGGGTGGAGGTCCCCGCGGCTCTGACTGTGGAGGATTGCTGGTATCTCGTTGATACGTCGGAGCGGACGGGAAAATTCTGCATGATCCTGGAGAACGTTTGCTACCGCCGCGATGTGATGGCCGTCCTCAACATGATCAGGAAAGGGCTGTTCGGTGAACTCCTTCACTGTCACTGCGGTTATCAGCATGATCTCCGTCACGTGAAGTTCAACGACGGTAAACAGGCTTACGGCGGCGGGGTTGAGTTCGGCGAAAAAGGGTTCAGTGAGGCTAAGTGGCGGACGAACCATTCCGTCAACAGGAACGGTGATCTCTACCCCACACACGGCGCCGGTCCCGTTTCAACAATGCTGGACATCAACCGCGGCAACCGGTTTGTCCATCTTACATCCACTGCCACCCAGTCGCGGGGCTTGCATAAGTACATTTTGGATCAGGAGGGCGAGGACCATCCCAATGCCAAGGTCGAGTTTAAGCTCGGCGACATCGTAACGACAGTCATCAAGTGTGCCAACGGGCAGACCGTGGTCGTAAGTCACGACACCAATTCTCCCCGTCCCTATTCTCTCAACTTTCGTGTGCAGGGGACGAAGGGGCTGTGGATGGTGGACAACGACTCCATCTATATCGAAAGCGTCAGTCCGGAAGAAAATAGATGGGAGCCGGCGGCACCTTACCTCGAAAGGTACGATCATCCGCTCTGGAAGCGCTTCGCCGGTCAGGCTGCCGGCGCCGGTCACGGCGGTATGGATTTCTTCATCGTTAGAGCATTTCTCGAGTCCGTAAAGAGAGATGCGGCTCCACCTGTCGATGTCTATGATGCAGTCTCCATGAGTGTCATCAGCCCACTCTCTGAACAGTCCATCGCTAGCGGCAGTTCAGCCGTGAAGTTTCCTGACTT encodes:
- a CDS encoding Gfo/Idh/MocA family oxidoreductase; amino-acid sequence: MSRISRREFVKSTATVAAGAAILPAGLLRRSLTRERVRIGVIGTGLRGQWHIQLALRRQDVEVPTICDIDEGMIGMALKVYQEAGRKKPVIYRKGPEDYLNMLEREDLDGVIIATPWEWHAPMALAAMEAGMHVGVEVPAALTVEDCWYLVDTSERTGKFCMILENVCYRRDVMAVLNMIRKGLFGELLHCHCGYQHDLRHVKFNDGKQAYGGGVEFGEKGFSEAKWRTNHSVNRNGDLYPTHGAGPVSTMLDINRGNRFVHLTSTATQSRGLHKYILDQEGEDHPNAKVEFKLGDIVTTVIKCANGQTVVVSHDTNSPRPYSLNFRVQGTKGLWMVDNDSIYIESVSPEENRWEPAAPYLERYDHPLWKRFAGQAAGAGHGGMDFFIVRAFLESVKRDAAPPVDVYDAVSMSVISPLSEQSIASGSSAVKFPDFTRGKWKSNTPIFALTDDI